From Bacteroidales bacterium, a single genomic window includes:
- the pbpC gene encoding penicillin-binding protein 1C → MKLFKRLLFILFLLLLIFIIPHILPKIEFNSPYSYALYSSNGKLLDAMVAQDGQWRIPMIQNEMPHKVIIALLLLEDKRYYYHKGVDYASLIRALYQNIKHHKVISGGSTISMQVARLYYKNNHRTLTQKIKEILLAWYMEFTMSKEEILKLYLQNAPFGGNIVGIETAAWKYFGCSASSLSWAESTMLATIPNNPANIHPSKNKQKLKIKRNRLLKLLYDVHVIDKQTYELSIEEDIPEVSLDFPHQTPHLLQYLIKKYPNQTLFKTSIEENIQVSIYEILERYKDEYKANNIKNVALMVYRLKDGKVIAYVGNYKEQSNQNNAHYVNIIESKRSGGSILKPFLYATMLNEGELLPDMLIPDVPIQIGNFAPKNFNRGYDGAVRAHTALARSLNVPSVKMLQWYGIQRFIDNLKELGFTTINRSQDYYGLSLILGGCEIKMSELVMAYAKMAWKLTHKSNDNFRFSYLIDEIEDNQDNTLLSKASCWLTFNAMLDVERPENERYWYFFDTKQKIAWKTGTSFAFRDAWAVGVTPEYVVAVWVGNATGEGSAELTGIKKAAPILFEVFSILPYTNKWFATPYDDLQLIETCRQSGYPASIWCTDKVKSLAPKTSIKVKVCPYHREFFLDSSATYRVHSDCESVHNMVKKVFFVLPPTMEFYYRKHNAWYKTLPAYRNDCEQSHIESKQNIDFVYPQQYTNVIIPRNLDGTYSSTLFEVSHRFVSTIVYWYLDGKFIGQTQNKHQMPIATTMGKHTITVQDEYGETKQIEFNVVNEP, encoded by the coding sequence TTCAAAATGAAATGCCACATAAAGTAATTATTGCATTGTTATTGTTAGAAGACAAACGTTATTATTATCATAAAGGTGTAGATTATGCTTCATTAATTCGTGCTTTATACCAAAATATAAAACATCATAAAGTGATTAGCGGTGGTAGTACTATTTCGATGCAAGTTGCACGCCTTTATTATAAAAATAATCATAGAACCTTAACTCAAAAAATTAAAGAAATATTATTGGCATGGTATATGGAATTTACTATGTCAAAAGAAGAAATACTGAAGCTATACCTCCAGAATGCTCCTTTTGGCGGAAATATAGTAGGAATTGAAACTGCTGCTTGGAAATATTTTGGTTGTTCGGCTTCTTCGTTATCGTGGGCAGAAAGTACTATGCTGGCAACAATTCCAAATAATCCAGCTAATATTCATCCTTCAAAAAATAAACAAAAATTAAAAATAAAGCGTAATCGTTTGTTAAAATTACTATATGATGTACATGTTATAGATAAGCAAACGTATGAGCTTAGCATTGAAGAAGATATTCCCGAAGTAAGTTTAGATTTTCCACATCAAACGCCACATTTGTTGCAATATCTTATAAAGAAATATCCCAATCAAACCTTATTTAAAACTAGTATTGAAGAAAATATACAGGTATCAATTTATGAGATTTTAGAACGTTACAAAGATGAATATAAAGCCAATAATATAAAAAATGTGGCATTAATGGTTTATCGGCTTAAAGATGGTAAAGTAATAGCATATGTAGGTAATTATAAAGAACAAAGCAATCAAAACAATGCACATTACGTTAATATTATAGAGTCAAAACGAAGTGGAGGAAGTATTTTAAAGCCATTTTTATATGCTACAATGCTCAACGAAGGAGAGTTGCTGCCCGATATGCTCATACCCGATGTACCCATACAAATAGGAAATTTTGCACCTAAAAATTTTAATCGAGGTTACGATGGGGCAGTGAGAGCTCATACAGCATTGGCACGCTCATTAAATGTGCCCTCTGTTAAAATGTTACAATGGTATGGCATACAACGTTTTATTGATAATTTAAAAGAATTAGGTTTTACTACCATCAACCGTTCACAAGATTATTATGGCTTATCGTTAATTTTGGGAGGTTGCGAAATTAAAATGAGCGAGTTAGTAATGGCATATGCAAAAATGGCTTGGAAGTTGACTCATAAATCTAATGATAATTTTCGATTTTCTTATTTGATAGATGAGATTGAGGATAATCAGGATAATACATTATTAAGTAAAGCTTCGTGTTGGTTAACTTTTAATGCAATGCTCGATGTAGAACGTCCCGAAAATGAACGTTATTGGTATTTTTTTGATACGAAACAAAAAATAGCTTGGAAAACAGGAACTAGTTTTGCATTTCGTGATGCTTGGGCTGTGGGAGTGACTCCTGAATATGTAGTAGCTGTTTGGGTTGGAAATGCAACAGGTGAGGGTAGTGCAGAGTTGACTGGTATTAAAAAAGCAGCACCTATATTATTCGAAGTGTTTTCTATTCTACCCTATACTAATAAATGGTTTGCTACCCCATATGATGATTTACAATTGATCGAAACATGCAGGCAAAGTGGATATCCTGCTTCGATATGGTGTACCGATAAAGTAAAAAGCCTTGCCCCTAAAACAAGTATTAAAGTTAAAGTTTGCCCTTACCATAGGGAGTTTTTTTTAGATAGTTCAGCTACATATCGTGTGCATAGCGATTGTGAATCGGTACATAATATGGTAAAAAAAGTATTCTTTGTTTTGCCCCCTACTATGGAATTTTATTATCGAAAACATAATGCTTGGTATAAAACGTTACCTGCCTATCGTAACGATTGCGAGCAATCACATATAGAATCAAAGCAAAATATTGATTTTGTTTATCCGCAACAATATACAAATGTGATTATACCTCGTAACCTTGATGGTACTTATAGTAGCACTTTGTTCGAAGTAAGTCATCGTTTTGTTTCGACTATTGTTTATTGGTATTTAGACGGTAAATTTATCGGACAAACGCAAAATAAACATCAGATGCCTATCGCCACAACTATGGGGAAACATACCATTACTGTTCAAGATGAGTATGGCGAAACAAAACAAATAGAATTTAATGTAGTAAATGAGCCTTAA
- a CDS encoding FAD-binding protein: protein MNDIIEKIKTSFSGEIYTSFTYKTLYATDASVYREMPIGVAYPKNKDDIATLIQLANENNIALIPRGAGTSLAGQVVGSGLVVDISKYMNQILEINLEEHWVTVQPGVILDELNKQLAPYGLFFGPETSTSNRCTIGGMIGNNSCGARSLIYGSTRDHLLEVSGFLADGTFTTFKALSNDEFEAKCQLQTLEGNIYRQLKYWLSDISIQNKIKEAYPDSRLARRNMGYALDLLLQCSVFNSTSTEKINLCKLIAGSEGTLFFITEAKLNLVATPPNCVGLLCVHLNHLHESYKANLVALAYQPTSVELMDNTILQLASKNKEQLSNRYFVEGNPASILIVEFVSSNYDDIRNKAQNLIIDLKSKGLGYAFPLIEGNNTKKVWNLRKAGLGVLSNMEGHKKPVAVIEDTAVHPEFLADYMHDMEQMLNRLGLSCVYYAHIGTGEIHLRPVLNLKSNNDKKIFRQVAEQTAQLVKKYKGSLSGEHGDGRLRGEFIPFMFGDEVYQILKKLKYTWDVKNIFNPGKIIDTPPMDSNLRFHDNYTDTAKTTFFDFKNDGGYLAAIEKCNGSADCRKSAEMGGTMCPTYMATRNETHTTRARANMLREILSTHSNPYKNKELYQILDLCLSCKACKTECPSNIDMAKFKAEYLQHYYEKHRIPIRNWTVAHITKLYQLGKIIRPITNFILKNNHTKSILKSTLKIAPNRNFPTLAKQSFYQWSKKHSTIKEQYDVYLFNDEFTNYLESDLGIYAVLLLERLGYKVHILPPMESGRTYISKGLIKKAQRIASNNINKIVSLVSPYSAIIGIEPSAILSFRDEYLDFSNPKQIAISQQIARQTYTIEEFIVKEFNKGKINRDYFTDQPQKILVHVHCQFKAIAQKQIIIDFLSIPKNFNVKEIPSSCCGMAGSFGFEKEHYNLSMQIGDIILFPTIRKASKDTIIAANGTSCRQQIKDGTGIIAKHPVQIIYEALKKESTITQ, encoded by the coding sequence ATGAACGATATAATAGAAAAAATAAAAACATCGTTTAGCGGTGAAATTTATACCTCGTTCACATACAAAACCCTCTATGCAACCGATGCTTCGGTTTATCGCGAAATGCCTATAGGCGTTGCTTACCCTAAAAATAAAGACGATATTGCTACACTTATTCAATTAGCCAATGAGAATAATATTGCTTTAATTCCAAGAGGAGCGGGCACTTCTCTTGCCGGTCAGGTAGTTGGTAGCGGGTTAGTGGTTGATATATCGAAGTATATGAATCAAATACTCGAAATAAATCTCGAAGAACATTGGGTAACTGTTCAACCAGGTGTAATTTTAGATGAACTTAATAAGCAATTAGCTCCCTACGGTTTATTTTTTGGACCTGAAACATCTACATCTAATCGTTGCACTATAGGCGGCATGATTGGAAATAATTCGTGTGGTGCTCGTTCATTAATATATGGAAGCACTCGAGACCATCTTCTTGAGGTAAGCGGATTTCTTGCCGACGGCACTTTTACCACTTTTAAAGCCTTAAGTAACGATGAATTTGAAGCTAAATGCCAACTACAAACCTTAGAAGGCAATATTTATAGGCAATTAAAATATTGGTTATCTGATATATCGATACAAAACAAAATAAAAGAAGCTTATCCCGACAGTCGCTTGGCAAGACGAAATATGGGGTATGCCTTAGATTTATTATTACAATGCTCTGTTTTTAATAGCACTTCAACTGAAAAAATTAATCTCTGCAAGCTAATTGCTGGAAGCGAAGGAACACTTTTCTTTATAACTGAAGCAAAATTAAATTTAGTTGCAACTCCCCCTAATTGCGTTGGATTATTATGTGTTCACTTAAACCATCTGCACGAGTCGTATAAAGCCAATCTCGTTGCTTTAGCTTATCAACCTACAAGCGTTGAACTTATGGATAACACCATTTTACAATTAGCTTCTAAAAATAAAGAACAACTCAGTAATCGCTATTTCGTTGAAGGCAACCCTGCCAGCATTTTAATTGTTGAATTTGTATCATCAAACTACGACGACATACGTAATAAAGCTCAAAACCTTATTATTGATTTAAAATCGAAAGGATTAGGTTATGCATTCCCTTTAATAGAAGGAAATAACACAAAAAAAGTTTGGAACTTACGTAAAGCTGGCTTAGGAGTTTTAAGCAATATGGAAGGTCATAAAAAGCCTGTAGCCGTTATTGAAGATACTGCCGTACACCCTGAGTTCCTTGCCGATTATATGCACGATATGGAACAAATGTTAAATCGTTTAGGTTTATCGTGTGTTTACTATGCTCATATTGGCACTGGTGAAATACACCTTCGACCTGTACTTAATTTAAAATCAAACAATGATAAAAAAATTTTCCGTCAAGTAGCCGAACAAACAGCTCAATTAGTAAAAAAATATAAAGGTTCACTCAGCGGCGAACATGGTGATGGACGACTAAGAGGTGAATTTATACCATTTATGTTTGGTGACGAGGTGTATCAAATACTTAAAAAACTGAAATATACTTGGGACGTAAAAAATATATTCAACCCTGGTAAAATTATCGATACTCCTCCTATGGATAGCAATCTTCGCTTTCACGATAATTATACTGATACTGCAAAAACAACATTTTTTGATTTTAAAAACGATGGTGGTTATTTAGCTGCTATTGAAAAATGTAACGGGAGTGCCGATTGTCGAAAATCAGCAGAAATGGGTGGTACAATGTGCCCAACCTATATGGCAACTCGCAACGAAACCCATACTACACGAGCACGAGCCAATATGTTAAGAGAAATTTTAAGTACACACTCAAATCCTTACAAAAATAAAGAACTCTATCAAATACTCGATTTGTGCCTATCATGCAAAGCTTGTAAGACCGAATGTCCATCAAATATTGATATGGCTAAATTCAAAGCCGAATATCTTCAACATTATTATGAAAAACACCGTATTCCAATCAGAAATTGGACGGTAGCTCATATCACTAAACTATATCAATTAGGAAAAATAATTCGACCTATAACAAATTTTATTCTAAAAAATAACCATACTAAATCGATTTTAAAATCTACACTTAAAATTGCCCCTAACCGTAATTTTCCAACATTAGCCAAACAATCGTTTTATCAATGGAGCAAAAAACATTCAACCATTAAAGAACAATACGACGTTTACCTCTTTAACGATGAATTCACCAATTATTTAGAAAGTGATTTAGGCATATATGCTGTTTTATTGCTTGAAAGATTAGGTTATAAGGTACACATATTACCACCCATGGAAAGTGGAAGAACTTATATTTCTAAAGGTTTAATAAAAAAAGCACAACGTATTGCATCTAACAATATTAACAAAATTGTTTCGCTTGTATCACCTTATAGTGCCATTATAGGCATAGAACCTTCTGCCATATTAAGCTTTAGAGACGAGTATCTTGATTTTTCAAACCCAAAGCAAATTGCTATTTCACAACAAATAGCTCGTCAAACATACACCATCGAAGAATTTATTGTAAAAGAATTTAATAAAGGGAAAATAAATCGCGATTATTTTACAGATCAGCCACAAAAGATATTGGTTCATGTACATTGTCAATTTAAAGCGATTGCTCAAAAACAAATAATTATTGACTTTTTGAGTATTCCAAAAAACTTTAACGTTAAGGAAATTCCTAGTAGTTGTTGTGGTATGGCTGGCAGCTTTGGCTTTGAGAAAGAACATTACAATCTTTCGATGCAAATCGGAGATATAATTTTATTCCCAACCATTCGAAAGGCTTCAAAGGACACTATTATTGCAGCCAATGGCACTAGTTGTCGACAACAAATAAAAGATGGAACAGGAATTATTGCCAAACACCCTGTACAAATTATATACGAAGCATTAAAAAAAGAAAGTACAATTACTCAATAA
- the gyrB gene encoding DNA topoisomerase (ATP-hydrolyzing) subunit B translates to MEEINNINTKTNDYSADSIQVLEGLEAVRKRPAMYIGDIGVRGLHHLVYEVVDNSIDEALAGYCKNILVEIHENGYITITDDGRGIPVDIHEKEKKSALEVVLTILHAGGKFNKESYKVSGGLHGVGVSCVNALSKHLKATIHRDGKIYEMEFAYGKTIKGLTVVGESNKTGTIISFLPDETIFTQTTTFNYDTLASRLRELAFLNKGIRLTIIDYRDKDENGNPNTDTFYSEEGLKEFVHLLDENRQPIIDNVIYLETEKQGIPVEIALQYNSSFNENVHSYVNNINTHEGGTHLAGFRRGLTRTLKSYAEKNGMLEKLKFEISGDDFREGLTAVISVKVAEPQFEGQTKTKLGNSEVMGAVDQAVSEMLSIYLEENPKDAKSIVNKVILAATARHAARKARELVQRKGALSGSGLPGKLADCSEKDPAKCELFLVEGDSAGGTAKQGRDRNFQAILPLRGKILNVEKAMLHKIYESEEIKNIITALGVQIGTEEDNRALNLDKLRYHKIIIMTDADVDGSHIATLIMTLFFRYMKELIEKGYLYLATPPLYLVKKGKEEHYCWTEEERERLVFELGKGKDGSVHIQRYKGLGEMNAEQLWETTMNPAKRTLKQVTIESAAEADRIFSMLMGDDVPLRREFIEKHAKHAKIDI, encoded by the coding sequence ATGGAAGAAATTAACAACATCAACACAAAAACTAACGACTATTCGGCTGATAGCATTCAGGTTTTAGAAGGTCTTGAAGCAGTTAGAAAACGCCCTGCCATGTACATAGGCGACATTGGGGTTCGAGGTTTACATCATTTAGTATACGAAGTAGTTGACAACTCTATTGACGAGGCTCTCGCTGGATATTGCAAAAACATACTGGTAGAAATACACGAAAACGGTTATATTACAATAACTGACGATGGTCGTGGAATTCCGGTAGATATTCACGAAAAAGAAAAAAAATCTGCCCTTGAAGTAGTTCTTACCATTTTACATGCCGGTGGTAAATTTAATAAAGAATCATATAAAGTTTCGGGTGGTTTGCATGGTGTGGGGGTTAGCTGTGTAAATGCTTTGTCAAAACACTTAAAAGCTACCATTCATCGCGATGGCAAAATATACGAAATGGAATTTGCATATGGTAAAACCATTAAAGGATTAACCGTTGTTGGTGAATCCAATAAAACGGGTACCATTATTTCATTTCTTCCAGACGAAACAATTTTTACGCAAACAACTACATTTAACTACGACACATTAGCATCACGTCTTCGCGAATTAGCATTTCTAAATAAAGGCATTCGACTAACCATTATCGATTATCGTGATAAAGATGAAAATGGCAATCCTAATACCGATACTTTTTACAGCGAAGAAGGACTTAAAGAATTTGTACACTTATTAGACGAAAACCGACAACCCATTATTGACAATGTAATATATCTCGAAACTGAGAAACAAGGAATTCCTGTCGAAATTGCCTTACAATATAACTCATCATTCAATGAAAATGTACATAGCTATGTTAATAACATTAACACACACGAAGGAGGAACACATTTAGCAGGCTTTAGAAGAGGTTTAACCCGTACCCTCAAATCGTATGCTGAAAAAAATGGAATGCTCGAAAAACTTAAATTCGAAATAAGTGGCGATGACTTTCGCGAAGGACTTACTGCTGTCATCTCTGTAAAAGTAGCAGAACCTCAATTCGAAGGACAAACCAAAACTAAACTTGGCAATTCTGAAGTAATGGGAGCGGTTGACCAAGCAGTTAGCGAAATGCTTAGTATTTACTTAGAGGAAAATCCTAAAGATGCCAAATCAATAGTCAATAAAGTAATATTAGCAGCTACAGCCCGACATGCTGCACGCAAAGCACGTGAATTGGTTCAACGCAAAGGAGCGCTTAGTGGTAGTGGCTTACCTGGCAAATTAGCCGATTGCAGCGAAAAAGACCCTGCCAAATGCGAACTTTTTTTAGTCGAAGGAGATTCGGCAGGCGGTACTGCCAAACAAGGACGCGATAGAAATTTTCAAGCCATCCTTCCATTAAGAGGTAAAATTTTGAATGTTGAAAAAGCAATGCTTCACAAAATATACGAAAGCGAAGAAATTAAAAACATTATCACGGCACTCGGTGTTCAAATTGGAACTGAAGAAGACAACCGAGCACTCAACCTCGATAAACTACGCTATCATAAAATCATCATTATGACCGATGCTGATGTTGACGGTAGCCATATTGCCACACTCATTATGACCTTATTCTTTCGTTATATGAAAGAATTAATTGAAAAAGGATATTTATATTTGGCTACTCCTCCACTTTACCTAGTAAAGAAAGGCAAAGAAGAACATTATTGTTGGACCGAAGAAGAACGCGAACGACTTGTTTTTGAATTAGGTAAAGGCAAAGATGGTTCTGTTCATATTCAACGATACAAAGGTCTTGGTGAAATGAATGCTGAGCAATTATGGGAAACAACCATGAATCCTGCTAAACGAACATTAAAACAAGTTACCATAGAAAGTGCAGCCGAAGCAGACCGAATTTTCTCCATGCTTATGGGCGACGACGTCCCACTACGCAGAGAGTTTATTGAAAAACATGCTAAACATGCTAAAATTGATATTTAA
- a CDS encoding nitronate monooxygenase: protein MKPISIGNKILETPIIQGGMGVCVSLSGLAAAVANQGGAGVISAVGIGMTEPGYEKNFRESNLIGLRKEIRKAKKTAIRGLLGVNIMMAVSDFDDLLKVAIQEKIDLVFIGAGLFLKLPENLSFEMIDNAGTKIIPKVSSARAAHLIFDYWSKHYHRVPDAIAVEGPLAGGHLGFKKTDIENNTFLLSDIIKETYQVIKPFREEYKTSIPIIAAGGIYTGEDIAAIMSVGADAVKLGSRFVPTYECDADLNFKKQYLFSEKDDISIIQSPVGLPGRAFKNDFLEKVEHGEKMPINCPWKCLKTCNYKEAPYCIAKALFNSAQGNMENGFAFCGANAYKTNKIESVKEVFDELLLQYKKAVINYKKAI, encoded by the coding sequence ATGAAGCCCATATCCATCGGCAACAAAATTTTAGAAACTCCCATTATACAAGGTGGCATGGGTGTTTGCGTTTCATTATCAGGTTTAGCTGCTGCAGTTGCCAATCAAGGTGGTGCAGGCGTTATTTCTGCTGTTGGTATTGGCATGACCGAACCCGGATACGAAAAAAACTTTCGTGAATCGAACCTTATAGGTCTTAGAAAAGAAATTCGCAAAGCTAAAAAAACAGCCATACGCGGCCTTCTTGGTGTCAATATTATGATGGCTGTTAGCGATTTTGACGATTTGCTTAAAGTTGCCATACAAGAAAAAATTGATTTAGTATTTATAGGTGCCGGTTTATTTTTAAAATTGCCCGAAAACCTTAGTTTTGAAATGATTGACAACGCCGGTACTAAAATTATACCTAAAGTATCTTCGGCAAGAGCCGCTCATCTTATTTTCGACTACTGGTCTAAACATTATCATAGAGTTCCCGATGCCATTGCCGTAGAAGGTCCATTAGCAGGGGGGCATTTAGGATTTAAAAAAACTGACATTGAAAACAACACCTTCTTATTGAGCGATATAATTAAGGAAACATACCAAGTAATTAAACCTTTTAGAGAAGAATACAAAACCAGCATACCCATAATAGCAGCCGGAGGAATATACACAGGAGAAGACATTGCAGCTATTATGAGCGTTGGCGCCGATGCTGTTAAATTGGGCTCACGTTTTGTGCCTACCTATGAATGCGATGCCGATTTGAACTTTAAAAAACAATATTTGTTTTCTGAAAAAGATGATATTTCCATTATACAAAGCCCTGTAGGTTTGCCTGGTAGAGCGTTTAAAAACGATTTCTTAGAAAAAGTCGAACATGGCGAAAAAATGCCCATTAACTGCCCTTGGAAGTGTTTAAAAACTTGCAACTACAAAGAAGCTCCCTACTGTATTGCCAAAGCATTATTTAACTCTGCCCAAGGCAATATGGAAAATGGATTTGCCTTTTGCGGAGCCAATGCCTATAAAACAAATAAAATTGAATCTGTAAAAGAAGTTTTTGATGAGCTTTTATTGCAATACAAAAAAGCTGTAATAAACTATAAAAAAGCTATTTAG
- a CDS encoding LytTR family transcriptional regulator gives MKYFKFLNKPYPFNNNLKQNAKIIFFLSLGIIAFLMLFQPININSLSFTQKLYIIAGFFIINLFTLSTNLLIIPNLFPRLFIPHKWRIKKEILWNLWLLVNIYFGDFIVYYKILNIVEFNFYFFVNLLLIATIPISILIVYNRNRLLRKHVESAKRISAYKKGKIEKVITIESNYKKDSLTIALHSLVYIQASGNYINVYWMNNNELNHQLVRTTLSKVKSIFDENSGIKQCHRSYLVNIQYIKKIKSSYNEKNIILTIKDIELPLSKSFEKLFEEWK, from the coding sequence ATGAAGTATTTCAAATTTTTAAATAAACCTTATCCATTTAATAATAATTTAAAGCAAAACGCTAAGATTATTTTTTTTCTTAGCTTGGGTATCATTGCTTTTCTCATGTTATTTCAACCTATTAACATCAATTCATTGTCGTTCACTCAAAAATTATATATCATTGCTGGATTTTTCATTATCAATCTATTTACATTAAGCACTAACCTATTAATTATACCTAATCTATTCCCTCGTTTATTTATACCGCATAAATGGAGAATTAAAAAGGAAATTCTATGGAATTTGTGGTTGTTGGTAAATATTTATTTTGGCGATTTTATTGTTTACTACAAAATATTGAATATTGTTGAGTTTAATTTCTACTTTTTTGTTAATTTATTACTCATTGCTACTATTCCCATATCTATTTTGATTGTGTATAACCGCAACAGGCTTTTGCGTAAACATGTTGAAAGTGCCAAAAGAATATCTGCCTATAAAAAAGGAAAAATTGAAAAAGTAATTACTATCGAATCCAATTATAAAAAAGATTCGCTAACTATTGCACTTCATAGTTTAGTGTATATTCAAGCTTCGGGAAATTATATTAACGTTTATTGGATGAACAACAACGAACTAAACCATCAATTAGTTCGAACAACCTTATCAAAAGTAAAATCAATTTTCGATGAAAATTCAGGCATTAAACAATGCCATCGCTCTTATTTGGTAAATATTCAATATATAAAAAAAATAAAAAGCAGTTACAACGAAAAAAATATTATTCTAACTATCAAAGATATCGAGCTTCCATTATCAAAAAGCTTTGAAAAATTATTTGAAGAATGGAAATAA